In Oncorhynchus masou masou isolate Uvic2021 chromosome 28, UVic_Omas_1.1, whole genome shotgun sequence, the DNA window aacacagagttacacatggagtaaacaattaacaagttaataacacagtagaaaaaaagagtctatatacattgtgtgcaaaaggcatgaggaggtagatgaataattaaaattttgcagattaacactggagtgataaatgatcaaatggtcatgtacaggtagagatattggtgtgcaaaagagcagaaaagtaaataaataaaaacagtatggagatgaggtaggtgaaaatgggtgggctatttaccagtagactatgtacagctgcagcgatcggttagctgctcagataccagatgtttgaagttggtgagggagataaaagtctccaacatcagggattttgcaattcgttccagtcacaggcagcagagtactggaacgaaaggcagccaaatgagacacctgaaaccccacctctttaaggaatacctaggataggataaagtaatccttctcaccccccccctcccccttaaatgatttagatgcactattgtaaagtggctgttccactggatgtcataaggtgaattcaccaatttgtaagtcgctctggataagagcgtctgccaaatgacttaaatgtaatgtaaatgtaaatgaggtgttggctttagggatgatcagtgagatacacctgctggagcgcgtgctacggatgggtgttgccatcgtgaccagtgaactgagataaggcggagctttacctagcatggacttgtagatgacctggagccagtgggtctggcgacgaatatgtagcgagggccagccgactagagcatacaagtcgcagtggtgggtggtataaggtgctttagtgacaaaacggatggcactttggtaaactgcatccagtttgctgagtagagtgttggaagcaattttgtagatgacatcgccgaagtcgaggatcggtaggatagtcagttttactagggtaagtttggcggcgtgagtgaaggaggctttgttgcggaatagaaagccgactcttgatttgattttcgattggagatgtttgatatgagtctggaaggagagtttacagtctagccagacacctaggtacttatagatgtccacatattcaaggtcggaaccatccagggtggtgatgctcgtcgggcatgcgggtgcaggcagcgatcggttgaaaagcatgcatttggttttactagcgtttaagagcagttggaggccacggaaggagtgttgtatggcattgaagctcgtttggaggttagatagcacagtgtccaaggacgggccggaagtatatagaatggtgtcgtctgcttagaggtggatcagggaatcgcccgcagcaagagcaacatccttgatatatacagagaaaagagtcggcccgagaattgaaccctgtggcacccccatagagactgccagaggaccggacagcatgccctccgatttgacacactgaactctgtctgcaaagtaattggtgaaccaggcaaggcagtcatccgaaaaaccgaggctactgactctgccgataagaatatggtgattgacagagtcgaaagccttggcaaggtcgatgaagacagctgcacagtactgtcttttatcgatggcggttatgatatcgtttagtaccttgagtgtggctgaggtgcacccgtgaccggctcggaaaccagattgcacagcggagaaggtaaggtgggattcgagatggtcagtgacctgtttgttgacttggctttcgaagaccttagataggcagggcaggatggatataggtctgtaacagtttgggtccagggtgtctccccctttgaagagggggatgactgtggcagctttccaatccttggggatctcagacgatatgaaagagaggttgaacaggccggtaataggggttgcgacaatggcggcggatagtttcagaaatagagggtccagattgtcaagcccagctgatttgtatgggtccaggttttgcagctctttcagagcatctgctatctggatttgggtaaaggagaacctggaggggcttgggcgaggagctgcggggggggcggagctgttggccgaggttggagtagcgaggcggaaggcatggccagccgttgagaaatgcttgttgaagttttcgataatcatggatttatcggtggtgaccgtgttacctagcctcagtgcagtgggcagctgggaggaggtgctcttgttctccatggacttcacagtgtccctgaactttttggagttggagctacaggatgcaaacttctgcctgaagaagctggccttagctttcctgactgactgcgtgtattggttcctgacttccctgaacagttgtatatcgcggggactattagatgctattgcagtccgccacaggatgtttttgtgctggtcgagtgcagtcaggtctggagtgaaccaagggctgtatctgttcttagttctgcattttttgaacggagcatgcttatctaaaatggtgaggaagttacgtttaaagaatgaccaggcatcctcaactgacgggatgaggtcaatgtccttctaggatacccgggccaggttgattagaaaggcctgctcacagaagtgttttagggagcgtttgacagcgatgaggggtggtcgtttgactgcggctccgtagcggatacaggcaatgaggcagtgatcgctgagatcctggttgaagacagcggatgtgtatttggagggccagttggtcaggatgacgtctatgagggtgcccttgtttacagagttagggttgtacctggtgggttccttgatgatttgtgtgagattgagggcatctagcttagattgtaggactgccggggtgttattATAATGAGCGTACTGTCATTGTAACTGATCACAAGACAAATAAAGTGACGAAAAGGGGTCATATTccgagtgtagaatattaccaccaaAGGTATTTTTCATTGTAGTGACACCAGTGGAGCGTTCAGATCCATGGGAAAGCCAGATATCGTTGCCCCACTGTGACTTCCAGAAGTTGGCAACAGCCGAAATTGAGTGAGACTCTTGAAAAAAGCAAAAATCTGTTTGAAATCGTTTAGCAAATAAAAATTAGGCCTTGCGCATCACATTGTTTCGTAACCCCCTAGCATTAAGAGAAACtatagacaaagacaaaacaacaaagattATATACAAGTATAAACTGTAGTAGGATGAGTCAAAGACGTAGGAGCAGTGAGCGTAAACGATAAGGAACCGAGATCTGCACCATTTAAGTCAATTCAAAGTGAAAATAGCTTATTCCATAACCTTTGAGCAAGACTTTATCTGGCTTTGAAATTCAACTCAACTGAAAATTATGTTCAAGACCAAATAAAGGGTTCTTGTAGTAAGAGGGACTAAAAACCCTCTTTAGTGTAATCAGGAACTATTCtgagaaataaaacaacaaataataatttaaataaaaGGGCACCTACTATTTTAAGTGCATATGAAAACTGATCATAAAATAATTGAATGAAAAATGTTTGACATATAAATGTTTCTAAGACCATTTTTGGAAATAATTATTAATAACTAAATAGAACAAATAACCGTGTAAAGTCAGAGCAGACCTGTATGCCCTTTAAAACGGTATCTTAGTTACTGTatacataataaataaatacagcttTCAATCTTCTTCGTAAGTTTGTAAACAAAATGGGTCTTCTGGTCATACAAGAACAAACTAATAAATTGAAATACCGGAGTATTCCTGAAAAATAGTCACCTGATGCTTGTTAGGTAAACAACATAAGCAGAATGATAATAGCATGGCTGAAACCATCAACCTGTTCCTTCTAGTGAGATTTTAGGGAGGAATATGGATTTCTGAACCGTTGATGAAGCCTCGTCCTCCGACGAAGTAAGCAGCATTTCCCTCATTTCGTGCTATCATGATCGTTGGCCACAACTTGTTCCTTCTTTCTATGTCCTCCGGGCTGAGACGCTCGGCGAAACGCGCCACTGACCATTCTCATAGGAGACAATGGGGTGACGTCATCGATGGCGTCGTTCAGATTTTTTTGTACAGTCTATGGCAGCGCCACATACCTGGGAAAAAAGGGGGCGGGGGGTTATTCACTTTGGCCAACGAGATTCTCGCGAAACATTGCTGTATCAGCGCCATTTTGGGAAGGAGACAGGCAAAAGCGgcaaaaattaaaaaataagcgAGGAATTTGCAAACACTTAAACAAGTTAATGAGATGGTCAGTGTGATACGGTTTATACATACATGTCAGCGTCTTAACTTAGTCTTACGAAACAACAAAAAAAGCGAATGACAACTGCTTAAGGGGGCACGAGCGAGTAAGCTGTGACAGACTGATTCTGCAAGCTAACGACGCTAGCCAATATCAGCTTGTGTTGAACCGCATGAAGGAGTCACTATCTGCAATGTAGCTAACTAACGAAGTTTTCGGAAGAGCTTTGGCATCATTGAAAGGTAAGTATTGCGGAATGGCTCACTGAACGTATCAATAACAGGGAGTAGTATTAGCTTGTTTGGCTAGCTACCTGGTCAAGTAGCTGAGTTCGCTAGCTGACATTCAAGAGTTGagtgagctagctaacgttagctagtaacATCAGCTAACTTGTGTACGTTAGCTGGTGTTTAAAATGTAACGTTATTGATCGTAGAGTGAACAGCCATGTGACCTATATCGCAAATTTAGCACAGGCTATAGTCAAATACTTTTAACTAACCCTTAAGTTTCCTTTTTTTCTGCGCTATTAGTTTATGCAATATAATGCCAACTAGGTAATATTACGCTAGCTGTAACTGTCAAAGGTACAGCTAACGTGACTTTCTAGCCTGCTAACTTTTGCCCTTAACTAGCAATCAGCCTTATGTAACGTTTAACGCAAGTCTTAGCGAACTATACTGCTATTATTCTTTCTCTTTTGGAATACAGGTGAACAGCCTCACGTTATAGGATATCCCAATCATCAAGGAAGAGAGACGTGACTTGCTACTATTGGCTCAACTTCCGAGTTGCACTGAATGGGATAAATCAGCATCTGAACATGTGGACTGGTTTTGTGGAATTACAGAAGATCTATTTAATTTTGCATTTTATTTGAGACTTTGATATGTGTGTGGACTTACATCCTGCACTGACCAGCTTTAGTCTCATCTTCCAAGTTTTCCAAATGTTTCTCAAAAAATTAATCATTTTTGAAAGCTGTAGTtactattagctagctaactttatttTTGGCAACATGTGATCACACTAACATTGTATCGCCTGATTTGAACAAATATGAGTTAATGGTATCTGGGCAGTTAAAACCCCTACAAAATCACTGAATCCTTCCTAAGGGGATTGTAGCAAATCCACCCCAAATGTCTCTTTTGTAAAGTCGGGTGAGAACTTCGTTGGATTTCCTTCAACATCTCTAAAGGATTTAAGCATTCTGGGAACTGGAATTACGTGGCAAAAATGGAAAGTTAGTTGGGATTATCAACGTCAACATTTTGTAATTGACCCTATCTGCACGATACATGTGGGGAGCAGATTAACTGGATAACTGACTGAGAACAAAAACACTAGGAGAATTTTGGGATTACAGCACAGGAGACGCCTCTGCTCAGTCCTCCGTAGCTGGTTTGTATGACTTTGAATTTATTGCACCCAAATGTTTTGCAACAACAAGGATGACTTGATATTTGCATTGTTATACATCAAGCCATGGTAGTAAGCAATGTTGATATTTTTTTTCCTCTTTCGTCACCTTTCCAGCAACATGTACAATTAGTATTATTCAAACTAAAAAAAAATTTGGCTTGTGAGCTACTCTGCAATTGGAAACAGATCTGCAATGCTCACATAGGTCTGTCGTGGGAGAAACAAAAGGCTGCTGGTTATATCTTGATTCTGACCTCTTGTTATCTCTAGATGGTCATGTTAATAGTTCAAACACTGGCTGTTGAAATCAAATGCGACAGCAGACTTCCCAGTGTTTTGATTTTAAAGAGATTAAAACGCCTCCCAGTTAGAAGCAGTTAATGAATATTCCATAGAGGTCCCTAAGCAGTTAATAATCTTACATAGAGGTCCCTTCTATGCTTTGGTCTCTTGTCACAATGATTATGTTGCTCTGTGTGGCATTCTGGTCCACTGAGATAATGAAAGGCTCTGACATATTTGAACAAAGCGTTGTTTGCCGATAGCAGGATGCATATCATATAGTAGACACGCATACCCAGAGAAATATAGTGCAAGGTTCTTTCTCACACAACGTTCATGATTCATGAATTGTCATTTTGACAGCCAGTAGTACAAACCATGCTTCCTTTTGTAGTATTTGATGTTTACATTCACAACTGTGTATTTGGGAGACTACTAACTGATGACCAACCCCGAGAGAACCATTTTGTTATCCTCCATTTTctagttttccagaaatcctatccaggtgggtataatttgtggaacattccaacaggaatctgttccaaaCATTTAGTAAATAACAAGGATGCCAACAAACAACACATACAAAGTCTTATAGAGGCAGAATAAGATAATTTGTAGGGAGTGGGCTATTTAATTACGTTTTTACTCACCACGTTTATTCTGAAAACTGTCTGTCACTCTCGTAGCCTATGGacaaacataaaaaaaataagCTACGTGGTGAGTTGATGCCTATTTGGTAGCTAGTAAGCTAGGTGAATTGATCAGGCTACTTTCTATGCGTTGATTGTGGACAACCTTGTACTTCTCTACGTTTTTGtaacagattcctgttggaacaTTCCACAGATTATACACACTCATCCTATCCTGGTTGGAGGTTTGTACATTTCCTCCTTATTCCCTCATTACGGGAATCTTCCAACTGTGATTTTGGGAAAGCCAGGGACTTTATTGAAAGAACcctgaattttgcaaccctagatGTGACACTGTCATGGTCCTTCTGATCTCCATCAGTTGGGCCCTGTAATGGTGAATAGCTCTGTTGCATCGGCTTAAACTTCCATTGGACTCTGTTTCATGTCACGCAAGGGTTGGATGCCACTCACTGCCGCATGAATTATCTCTGCTGTCTGCTACACCTAATGGGAAGCTAAAGGGACTGGAAAAGGAACAACTCCATTCAGTCCCTTGCATTGTATCAGTTGGTTGGTAGTGTGCCACTTGAAAGTGAATTCAATTGAGAAGTCATTGGGCTTAATGCTCATAAACACACTGTCATAAATCCTGAAGTTGGCTCAGTtactacagtctctctctctaaaactcCACAGTGcctctttctcactgtctctctatatctctcctctatctctcttatTCAGGGGCTGGAGAAATGATGTGTTGATGTCTTGCCCACCTCACTGGAGACGCAAACCTAAATGGCGCAGCATGACTTCACTCCAGCCTGGCTTAACTTTCCCACAGCACCCTCATCAGCCAAGGTACCCTTTGTGTTTGTGGTTTTGTACTttccgtgtgtttgtgtgtatcccATGTCCAGTGTGGGTATGTGCAGAAGAAGAAACACATGTCTTCTGTTCATGTCAGATGCACACAGTACATAACGTGATGGTTGTTGTCCTGCGGATTCGTTAGCCTGACAGTCTGTCCATTTGTGTTAGCCCTCTCAGGTCTGTGACAAGTCTTTCCAGTCTCCTGCCAAATGTCTGGACAACCACGGGGATGTGAGTCGCAGACGCCACAACTCATCAGACGACTCAGAGCCTGTCAACGGACGCACTGGGGGTATGGAACTGGGTTAGAACGTCTAATGTTAGCGAGAATGAATCAACCAAGAGCTGGtttcactctgtgtctctgttaaCCACTTGCTTGTCTGGCTGTCTACCCATCTAACAAACTATCCatccatgtgtctgtctctgtgcgaTAGAGGGACACTATACCAGGGATAATCAACTAGATTCAGTGggacaaatgtaaaaaaaataaaaataataataaccccGCTTGAGTGGgtggtcagggggccggaacataattataaatcatttgtagactaAGTTGACCGCAAGTAGCCAAACAGATCAAATATTTGACACACTTAATCATTTCAAATCTTGCTTCCATTTGTATACAATTACACATCTCTCTATTATGCATCGGAATACTTTGGATCATATTCCCcgaattaaaatcacttggagctgatttgtcTCTCGTTCAACAacaaaattattttttttttgctcAACTTAGGGGGCAAAATCAAATAGCTGCCAGTTGGAGAACCCTGCTCTATATACTCTTTGGTAAAGTTAAGTTGTATGTTTCACAGGAATCTTCTCTAGGAAGGAGGGGAACGGATGGGGGGTCCGGAACGGCAGCGAGGGCTCGAGCTCACGCCCTCCCCTCCAGCGTGGCGGACCCTCTCCTCGCTCCAAGAGCAAAGGCCTGCCCGAGGGCCAGCAAGGCCACAGGGACGATGGGGACAGACGCAAACAGTTTGAAGCTGAAGACTTTGTGAGTGGTGTAGTGAGGAAGCCCAATGACCCACCCTACGAAATAGTCCAATCAAAAAAAACTGTTTGAAGTTATCACCCAATCTCACGCAAATATCGCCCAAGCCATTACATATTGGTCTGGCTCTCCCAACTCCTCTTTAGGAAACACTCCTCAATCTGTCTCCTCTAAATTCCTCATCTAGTATTTAACATTATGTTAGTGTCTTCCAAAACACATGGATTGGGAATTTTATCATATTATTTAAAGAACTTTTGTTTTTGCCACGTATCAGATTATCCTACACAACTTGTGTTGTAAGATGCCTGCTGTTATTCTTTCAGCCATCACTCCATCCTGATGCGGACCGAGAGGTCAACCGGGACAAAGCTGTTGCCACTGGAGTATGGGGTGAGCTCCcaatctgttctctctctatcccgaACTTGATTAGACTTTGATGCAGTTGTCTCCTTTGGTTGTCCATTTGGACAAAATAGGATAATACATATTTAAAGCTAAAATATCTAACTTTGTGCAACGCTGACCAAATTCAcagagaaatgtgagttatagctctgtcattctcattgaaagcaaatctaagaagcagtagatttGTTCTATGTGAGCAATTTCTATGCTTTCTGTTCTTAAGTTCTGTTTTTGCATAttttacttttgattttgtacaccagctgaaaatacaatattttcttctttaaaaaaaaaatttcacAGTTGTTTTTAGAAGGTAGAATGATTCTAGAAACTcgactgcttgttttgtcacacaaactgAAATTTGGCAAacttagaattttagcaaccggAACATGGTGGAGCGGTTTTTTAAAggcatattgcagctttaatgaATCTATTACGATAACTGTACCTTTTTTTTGTAGTGAGGCTTTTACATGTTGCAGTAAATTGAAAAGCTGTGGTATTTCGTCCTGCTCTGTCTATTTAGAACACCCACCCAACCCTCAATCCAGGTGCTCGAAAATGATGGTGATCAAGCGCGTCTCCAGAGAGCAGCCCACACCAGCACAGACCTGCACGTCCActcctcaacaacaacaagccCCTTCCCGCAACGGCACTGGCCCTTCCCTCTATAAGGGCCCCATCCCCATATCTGTCAATCTTCCAGTCAAGGTGAGATTGTCATGTCGTGGTTGTGGTTTCATTTTCGGTTGGCTTTGTAAAAAGCAGATGCACACAGTTTTATAGTATTGATTGAAGAAACAAATTAACCAATGAttgatatgtttttatttttttataaattaatGGTTGATATTTGGTTTGGTGTCTATTGACTGATTTATTGATTGATATAGGCTCGAGGGAAGGAATGATCGTTAGGAATGTACATTGGAATGATTGACTAATTGCTGTTTCCCAGGCGAGTCGCTCCAGCTCGTCGTCCCCAGTGGACAAGGGCAGTCAGCCGCGGCTCATGATGCGTCTAACACGCATGACACGCTCAGACCGCAAGAGCACCTTCCTCAAAGCCCTCAAAAAGGACATGGTGGACGAGGAGGACCTCTATCACCACTGCAAGGTGTGTGTCACCCAAAGAGAGAAATTACTTTTACCCCTCAAGAAATGTACAGAGAAGTGTGTTTGAAGGTGTATCAGTCACTGACATCACTTTGAATGGCCATCATACAAAGAAGTGGCTGTTGTAACACCCTTAAACTCCCGTCATGACGTCGTCTTTCTTGCCTTTACACCTTCATGATGACAGACGTTCGCCTGCCCATCATCCTATCGTGTTTAAATAGTTATTTCAGTGAAGTTGTGTGATGTGACACAGCCTTGACCTTCGCTCTCTCACCCCTCAGCATGACGATGGTTTCCATCCGCAGAACTGCAACGTGGGCTGCGGGGACGAGAACCGCAACCGTTGCGAGCGAAGTTTCTCGCAGGAGAACGGCAACATGACCACACTAACAATGAGGCAGCAAGTGCTGCGCTCCTCCACCTTCCCCCAGCAGGAGGTGCTATCCAGCTCTTTGGAGGCAGAGCACAGGTAAACACTGGACCGTTCTGACAACAGTTGGGTTAGTGCTAGCCattccttgggacgtccctaccctagACCTTAACCCTAATCATTTTAAATTTCAACTGCCATAAGGTGTTGTCAGAGTTGGATGTCCAAACGTTTGTGGATCTGAAGCAACCAGAtgttattaaagggatacttcactTAAATTACAAAATGGCATTTTGGTTTCcataccctgtaagcagtctatggccAATGTATGACGGCAATCCATGTTTTGGTTTAGTTTTTGTCTTTAACATTTTGGTTTTAACATTTTGTGGTCATGGGACCGGTATTAGCGTTTTGTCTCAAATAGATTTTGATGCTCAATTAAGTAACTTACTGCACACATCACAGGTTTCCGGTCCCTTCATATCTGCAAATACTGAAGTGGTCGGAGCTCGTAGGCAGGGCCGAAGATGTCTATTTCATCAGCCACGTTGCAGGGTGGTCAGGGCTCCACAGTGCCAGCATTTCACTTGCATTTGTGAATACAAATAGTGAAGTAAAACAAATGCTGCAGTAgctgttttcaaagtatttctgCCATTTTGTGCAAACCTGGTAAATGAATCACACAAAGTAATAGAACTATGAATCCTATAGCCTATCCCACCTCACGCAGAAACACTGGCCTGTACGCACGTAAGGTGCTGAGCAAAGGTACATTTTTAGAAGCGCTTTGCACAGGCATAAGTTGGTCTAATTTActtgaaatgtaaatgtattgagACTGTCCTTGTTTCTTGGCTATTTAAATGGTTTTGTTCACAAGCCAGGTTGTTTTTCAATGTTTGCGTTTCAGCTGTTAGGGAAGAGAAGACAACGTGGCTACTAGTCACACTCTCAAGCTCAGGCACGAGTCGTGTTTTCACAGTAACCTCCCGCCCTTAAAGGGGCAGGTGAAAATGTTTCATCATTTTGGTTAAAAGAAAATTAATTGAAATTAAACAATATACCACATTACTTATAGTAATACATTTAGTTTTTTAGTAACATTACAAGGCATGCTTATGTCTTTTCTGTTTTGTTGGTGTAATTCTGGCACAACATCAAACATTTGGCTAGTCAAAAATCTTGAGTGGCTGGTAGATTTTTGGAAAATTTCCTTCCACCGTGGCTGGTAGATGAAAAAAGTTTTAGGCCCTGTTAGTAGGATTGTTTTGGAAGAGCAACTGAGTAAGTGGGTGTGGTAAAATGTGCTTCCCTTCAGTCTGGCTCATAATTGTAGAGGCCCAATTGACAGAAAATAGAAATCCTAAAAGTGAATTTCTTCCTTCCCCAGGTTATTGAAAGAAATGGGTTGGCAAGAGGAGGGTGAGAATGACGAGACGTGTGCCCCTCTGACGGAGGATGAGATGAGGGAGTTCCAAGCCATCAGTGAACAGGTAGTTAGTTACTCCTCCATCCATTCATACTGCAGTATTCCCCACCCCCTCCCTTAGAGCAGTGTACTGTTACTACACTTTTTTGTTCCAGTCTGTCATAAAACACTCATTACTCTGTCACATTTGATGTGCCCTTGTCAAACAAATCATTATAGTTTACAACAACCATACTttcatttgaagtcggaagtttacatacactatagccaaatacatttaaactgtttttcacaattcctgacatttaatcctaataaattccctgtcttaggtcagttaggatcaccactttattttaataatgtgaaatgtcagaagttaatagtagagaatgatttatttcagcttttatttctttcattacattcctagtgggtcagaagtttacacactcaattagtatttggtagcattgcctttaaattgtttaacttgggtcaaatgtttcgggtagtcttccacaagcttcccacaataatttggttgaattttggcccattcctcctgacagagctggtgtaactgagtcaggtttgtaggcctccttgctcgcacacgctttttcagttctgcccacaaattttctataggattgagggcagggctttgtgatggccactccaataccttg includes these proteins:
- the LOC135518338 gene encoding vasculin-like, with protein sequence MAQHDFTPAWLNFPTAPSSAKPSQVCDKSFQSPAKCLDNHGDVSRRRHNSSDDSEPVNGRTGGIFSRKEGNGWGVRNGSEGSSSRPPLQRGGPSPRSKSKGLPEGQQGHRDDGDRRKQFEAEDFPSLHPDADREVNRDKAVATGVWEHPPNPQSRCSKMMVIKRVSREQPTPAQTCTSTPQQQQAPSRNGTGPSLYKGPIPISVNLPVKASRSSSSSPVDKGSQPRLMMRLTRMTRSDRKSTFLKALKKDMVDEEDLYHHCKHDDGFHPQNCNVGCGDENRNRCERSFSQENGNMTTLTMRQQVLRSSTFPQQEVLSSSLEAEHRLLKEMGWQEEGENDETCAPLTEDEMREFQAISEQLQKNGLRRNSFLKNGPPIDSLAVWKTSNLQMATDTTEETEETSSSDTSDDDA